A genome region from Labilibaculum antarcticum includes the following:
- the thiL gene encoding thiamine-phosphate kinase encodes MQENNAKGTDIATLGEFGLIKHLTKNIKLKHASTNVGIGDDAAVLDYQNKKTVVTTDLLLEGIHFDLMYTPLKHLGYKAIAVNVSDIYAMNALPKQVTVSIAISKRFTIEAMDEFYEGINLACETYNVDLVGGDTTSSLTGLCISVTAIGEAEADQLAYRNGAKENDLICVSGNLGAAFAGLQLLEREKRIFDNNPAMQPDLTGHDYILERQLKPEARKDIYERLQEAKIVPTSMIDISDGLSSDIMHICEESKVGCQIYEEKIPVDYETHKMAEELNMNYSTFSLNGGEDYELLFTVPLDRFDAIEKIEDVKVIGHITEISKGKYLVTRDGVEIELQAQGWNPIEEEEN; translated from the coding sequence ATGCAGGAAAACAATGCTAAAGGTACCGACATTGCCACATTGGGTGAATTCGGATTGATTAAACACCTTACTAAAAATATCAAGCTAAAACACGCCAGCACAAATGTTGGTATCGGCGACGATGCTGCTGTTTTAGATTATCAGAATAAAAAGACAGTTGTTACCACCGATTTATTGCTGGAAGGTATTCATTTCGATTTAATGTACACTCCTCTTAAGCATTTAGGCTACAAAGCAATTGCTGTGAATGTTTCGGATATTTATGCCATGAATGCCTTGCCAAAACAGGTAACTGTTTCTATCGCCATCTCGAAACGATTTACCATAGAAGCAATGGATGAGTTTTACGAAGGAATTAATTTGGCTTGCGAAACTTACAATGTCGATTTAGTGGGTGGCGACACCACATCATCTTTAACCGGATTGTGTATTTCTGTAACCGCAATTGGAGAAGCTGAGGCTGATCAATTGGCTTACCGAAATGGTGCCAAAGAAAACGATTTAATCTGCGTAAGCGGAAATTTGGGTGCAGCATTTGCCGGACTACAACTATTGGAGCGCGAAAAACGTATTTTCGATAACAATCCAGCCATGCAACCCGACCTTACCGGCCATGATTACATTTTGGAACGTCAGTTGAAACCTGAGGCCCGCAAAGACATTTACGAGCGTTTGCAGGAAGCAAAGATTGTTCCTACTTCGATGATTGATATTTCTGATGGTTTGTCATCGGATATCATGCACATCTGCGAGGAATCGAAAGTTGGTTGTCAAATTTACGAGGAAAAAATTCCGGTTGACTACGAAACGCACAAAATGGCCGAAGAGCTGAATATGAACTACAGCACTTTCTCGTTAAACGGTGGCGAAGATTACGAACTGCTGTTTACTGTTCCTTTGGATCGATTTGATGCGATTGAAAAAATAGAAGATGTGAAAGTAATTGGCCACATCACCGAGATCTCGAAAGGAAAATATTTGGTGACGCGAG